A stretch of Fusarium poae strain DAOMC 252244 chromosome 2, whole genome shotgun sequence DNA encodes these proteins:
- a CDS encoding hypothetical protein (TransMembrane:4 (i44-62o140-159i229-248o254-270i)) — protein sequence MYPWKGALSWAESTQLQIDALGLITILGVDEVNISVGRLVSSRYVEFLPLLGAFVLAGNHFTKKQPNFVLYNLTEGVMTTELAGWFSRWLKAQEFHQIHHRIQWEARDLGGSTASPWTALAVSVPCNGIMVALTVLSADWWGFVNVFAMLASVAVRVVLVRENQAGIDRAIQERFKEEEPKNKGQLAKVIVVTDDSKVITMKIPRVLVGRIFTQTPQVPHPIAYECSRWIGWVAFGVQIISLGMASLLTQICTVVLIVLSTVLTVFKFGCDDRRLRTSIIDATGKQKHSSEFQENIKTRCSISPALTAICSEYPDHNDGWFQRDNENNSSESGDYTRSSANEENPPPGLHSDVEAQRENGSDQGSKRPRRRQNLFVWMGLSESELVLMENWNLVPRFQNEDWWKDFDEKCQSPDGRGEILPICIQP from the coding sequence ATGTATCCTTGGAAAGGAGCCCTTTCCTGGGCCGAGTCAACTCAACTGCAAATTGATGCCCTGGGATTGATAACTATCCTTGGGGTAGACGAGGTCAATATTAGTGTTGGCCGTCTCGTCTCGAGCCGTTATGTCGAGTTCCTTCCGCTGCTCGGTGCCTTTGTGCTTGCAGGCAACCATTTTACCAAGAAGCAGCCTAATTTTGTTCTCTACAACCTTACGGAGGGTGTGATGACTACAGAGCTCGCTGGCTGGTTTTCTCGGTGGCTGAAAGCGCAGGAATTCCATCAAATTCACCATAGGATTCAGTGGGAGGCTCGAGACCTGGGAGGGTCGACGGCATCACCCTGGACAGCACTGGCGGTGAGTGTACCTTGTAATGGAATCATGGTGGCACTCACCGTGCTGTCAGCAGATTGGTGGGGCTTCGTAAACGTCTTCGCCATGCTTGCATCGGTCGCCGTGCGAGTTGTGCTTGTAAGAGAGAATCAGGCCGGCATCGACAGAGCTATCCAGGAAAGGttcaaggaggaggagcctAAAAACAAGGGCCAACTTGCGAAAGTTATCGTGGTCACGGATGATTCCAAGGTCATCACAATGAAAATCCCGCGTGTTCTTGTGGGGCGTATCTTCACGCAAACCCCACAAGTCCCCCATCCCATTGCTTACGAGTGTTCACGTTGGATAGGCTGGGTAGCCTTTGGGGTTCAAATCATCAGTCTTGGCATGGCTTCGTTGCTGACACAGATATGCACTGTTGTTCTGATCGTGCTATCAACTGTCCTCACCGTTTTCAAATTTGGCTGCGATGACCGGCGACTGCGAACATCTATAATAGATGCAACGGGAAAGCAAAAACACTCTTCAGAATTTCAGGAGAATATAAAAACACGGTGTTCCATTTCTCCAGCACTGACTGCCATCTGCTCGGAATACCCTGACCACAACGACGGCTGGTTTCAAAGGGACAACGAGAACAACTCCTCAGAGAGTGGTGATTACACCAGAAGTTCGGCGAACGAGGAAAATCCTCCGCCCGGATTACATTCTGACGTGGAAGCGCAACGCGAAAATGGTTCTGATCAAGGCTCAAAAAGGCCAAGACGTCGTCAAAATCTTTTTGTTTGGATGGGCCTATCTGAGAGCGAATTGGTCCTCATGGAAAACTGGAACCTTGTACCCCGCTTCCAGAATGAGGATTGGTGGAAAGATTTCGATGAGAAGTGCCAAAGCCCCGACGGTCGTGGCGAGATTTTGCCGATTTGCATCCAACCCTAG
- a CDS encoding hypothetical protein (BUSCO:2117at5125), translated as MATESGVSSSLTSRPMCPDVAPNGTSDSLVPESTRFGDSRSEGPVNGKATELNDLGNALADMDTSDDDCRRFVISQEKPSTITEKKRLDNAAFRDWVVNTQREAMRNSLTAPDDLRNQSVSHLITASENRMIITTPREYQIELFERAKRENTIVVLPTGSGKTLIAALLLRHYLEQELEDRATGNPKRVAFFVVEKVALCFQQFAVLNCNLGAYPVTKFWGKMSGTKTKEYWNKQFSDNMAIVCTAQILLDCLNSNFINMSQINLLVFDEVHHAKKEHPYARIIKNHYIRHEGDKPRILGMTASPVDAQTKDFEGTAVEIETFLCSKIATVSGDVLAKSMDLRKQLQEKAYYGALRFPEESKTALRELIVGQVLHNALFKASLEFTEEASSTLGSWCADRYWHLLITEDETMQLAAKTDRDFAKSFASIKADGATDAVRRVRDIVKNNVLGIVRPSSPGLSVKVKKLHEILLNAFTFNGTKRCIVFVEKRYTACLLSDLYQQPEMGIRGMNASYMIGRQSSISNLGGMSFRDQVITLQRFKRGDVNCLFATPVAEEGIDIPDCDLVIRFDLFNSVIQYLQSRGRARQQRSKYITMLEDGNSKQIRSLKQAERDAASLEKFIMSLPSDRKLQDELMDPVTAAQNELTTQKVHVMPSTGARLTFSISFEVLARFTSSLSSSDNGNLEFVVTKLGPNFIADVILPDSSPLRSMSGIPQRSKALAKCSAAFEACVLLIDKKYVDEHFQPVFVKALPVLRNARLTAGSGKKADYNMRLRPETWSVRGACKTLFATMIILENPEALGENRPSRPLMLLSRDKLPKLPEIPLFFGNGCSSVVKLIVSESPLELSPWEIEGILQFTLRIFGDVFSKEFNAGTDQMPYFLAPCASMQSSTPTRARIDWHTVEIVKNVEFLSWRGAPDEFFVDKFVTDPLDGGRKLIIRGIDKSKKPSDPTPEGVPEPRSRSYKSVQPTIKEYSNSLFLNSRRKAQWQDDQPVVKAELLSLRRNLLDEFQVDENLNKDCFVILEPLRVSPIPIDVVFTAMTFPAIINRIESILVALDACASLDLTIPPALALQALTKDGGGTGDLDVEQSNFQPGMGDNYERLEFLGDSFLKMATTISLFTLIPESDECGYHAERVLLICNQNLFNHAVEHNLHQYIRSKSFDRRAWYPDLPLKKGKATKIDMRHDLADKTIADVCEALIGAAYLSGEEGNMDMAVKAVTRMVKSKNHEMEVFHDYFAAFKVPLWHTAKSTTIQRRLVDCVAKVTGYRFNSPALLQSVFKHPSWPYEAVPDYQRLEFLGDALLDMVVVDFLYKRFKLADPQWLTEHKMAMVSNQFLGCLCVQLNLHKHLLFTTSSLTGQISEYVAELELAKEDAHKVAKANRTPTRMDFWLHASLPPKVLADVVEALIGAMFVDAKYNYSVVNQFFTRFVEPYFMDMVLYDTFASKHPVTFLCKKMQQELCCVSWRISAGNVPCALEEGMAALRESDVVAVFMVHQRVIVSTTSKSGRYAKIAVAKQALKKIDSFEGGVIGTKKALGCDCQPKEIQDAVCGPNDTPYTNIYNDLTNPSRNFFLQHSDIPPGAIVFDSEGDVLLLVSYEVPAGWNLSTSKLL; from the exons ATGGCCACAGAGAGCGGggtcagcagcagcttgacatCAAGACCAATGTGCCCGGACGTGGCACCGAACGGCACATCGGACAGTCTTGTGCCTGAAAGTACTCGTTTTGGCGACTCCCGATCTGAAGGACCAGTGAACGGTAAAGCAACTGAACTTAATGACTTAGGGAATGCACTGGCGGACATGGATACTAGCGATGATGATTGCCGTCGCTTCGTTATCAGCCAAGAAAAGCCCAGCACTATCACCGAGAAGAAACGACTTGATAATGCGGCGTTTCGCGACTGGGTAGTCAACACGCAGCGCGAAGCCATGCGGAACTCACTAACGGCCCCTGACGACCTTCGGAATCAGTCCGTTTCTCATCTTATAACGGCTAGCGAAAACAGAATGATCATCACGACACCCCGAGAGTATCAAATTGAGCTCTTTGAGCGGGCAAAGCGTGAAAATACCATCGTAGTTTTGCCTACCG GTTCGGGCAAAACCCTCATTGCTGCACTGCTTCTTCGGCATTACCTTGAACAGGAGCTTGAGGATCGTGCAACGGGAAATCCCAAGCGGGTAGCCTTTTTTGTCGTAGAAAAGGTTGCGCTCTGCTTCCAGCAATTTGCGGTTCTCAACTGTAACCTCGGAGCCTACCCTGTCACGAAATTCTGGGGCAAAATGAGTGGCACGAAGACAAAAGAGTACTGGAATAAGCAGTTCAGTGATAACATGGCGATTGTCTGCACAGCGCAAATTCTTCTTGATTGCCTCAACAGTAACTTCATCAACATGTCCCAGATCAATCTCTTAGTATTTGACGAGGTCCACCATGCAAAAAAAGAGCACCCGTACGCTCGCATCATCAAAAATCATTACATCCGCCACGAAGGAGACAAACCACGGATCCTTGGTATGACTGCCTCACCTGTAGATGCGCAGACAAAGGACTTCGAGGGAACTGCGGTCGAGATAGAGACCTTTCTTTGCAGTAAAATCGCCACCGTTTCTGGCGACGTGCTAGCAAAGTCTATGGATCTGCGGAAGCAACTTCAGGAGAAGGCCTATTACGGTGCATTGAGGTTCCCAGAAGAATCGAAGACAGCTTTGCGAGAGCTCATCGTTGGACAAGTACTTCACAACGCCCTGTTCAAAGCATCGCTCGAGTTCACTGAAGAAGCCTCCTCGACTCTGGGCTCCTGGTGTGCAGATCGATATTGGCACCTCCTCATCACGGAAGATGAGACTATGCAACTAGCAGCTAAAACTGACCGGGATTTTGCCAAGAGCTTTGCATCAATAAAGGCAGACGGCGCAACGGACGCAGTCAGACGCGTCAGAGATATCGTTAAGAACAACGTACTTGGCATAGTTCGGCCATCCTCTCCGGGGTTATCCGTGAAGGTGAAGAAGCTGCATGAAATTCTACTAAACGCCTTCACATTCAACGGTACCAAACGGTGCATCGTGTTCGTAGAAAAAAGGTATACCGCCTGTCTACTCTCAGATCTGTATCAGCAACCGGAAATGGGGATCCGAGGCATGAACGCTTCTTACATG ATTGGCCGTCAGTCAAGCATATCGAATCTCGGCGGTATGTCTTTCCGAGACCAGGTGATTACCCTTCAAAGGTTCAAGCGGGGAGACGTCAACTGCCTCTTTGCAACGCCAGTCGCTGAAGAAGGTATTGATATCCCAGATTGTGACCTTGTGATCCGATTCGATCTCTTCAACTCCGTGATACAGTACCTGCAGTCTAGAGGACGAGCTCGACAACAACGGTCGAAATATATTACCATGCTGGAGGATGGTAACTCGAAGCAAATTCGGAGCTTGAAGCAAGCGGAGAGAGATGCGGCTTCTCTTGAGAAATTCATCATGTCTCTCCCCTCAGACCGGAAACTGCAAGATGAATTGATGGATCCTGTAACCGCGGCTCAAAACGAATTGACGACTCAAAAAGTCCATGTAATGCCCTCGACTGGGGCTCGCCTCACATTTTCTATCAGCTTCGAGGTCCTTGCTAGGTTTACGTCTTCGCTTTCAAGTAGCGATAATGGCAACCTGGAATTCGTTGTCACCAAACTAGGACCTAATTTCATCGCTGACGTTATCCTCCCCGATTCGTCTCCTCTCAGGTCCATGTCGGGGATCCCGCAGCGCAGCAAGGCGTTGGCCAAGTGCTCTGCAGCTTTTGAGGCATGCGTTTTGTTGATCGACAAGAAATATGTCGATGAACACTTTCAGCCCGTTTTTGTCAAGGCTCTCCCTGTTTTGAGGAACGCTAGGCTAACTGCTGGCTCCGGGAAGAAGGCCGATTACAATATGAGACTAAGACCAGAAACTTGGTCAGTGCGAGGAGCGTGCAAGACACTTTTCGCAACGATGATCATCCTTGAGAATCCGGAAGCCCTTGGAGAAAACCGGCCAAGTCGACCGTTGATGCTGCTCTCTCGCGACAAACTACCTAAGCTTCCTGAAATTCCCCTCTTTTTTGGCAACGGATGCTCGTCCGTTGTTAAATTGATAGTGTCTGAAAGTCCTCTGGAGCTAAGCCCGTGGGAAATCGAAGGGATACTCCAGTTTACCCTCAGGATCTTTGGAGATGTCTTCAGCAAAGAATTTAATGCCGGGACCGACCAAATGCCTTACTTCTTGGCGCCTTGTGCAAGCATGCAGAGCTCAACTCCAACTAGGGCTCGAATTGACTGGCACACCGTAGAGATTGTCAAGAATGTCGAATTTCTCAGTTGGAGGGGTGCTCCCGATGAATTCTTTGTGGATAAGTTTGTTACGGATCCATTGGACGGAGGCCGCAAGCTCATCATCAGAGGCATTGACAAGTCGAAGAAGCCTTCTGATCCCACGCCAGAAGGAGTACCAGAGCCGAGAAGCCGATCTTACAAAAGCGTTCAACCAACTATCAAAGAGTACAGTAACAGTCTATTTCTTAACTCTCGTCGCAAGGCCCAGTGGCAGGACGACCAACCTGTTGTCAAAGCAGAGTTGCTGTCGCTTCGTCGGAATTTGCTAGATGAATTCCAAGTCGACGAGAACCTCAACAAGGACTGCTTTGTGATATTGGAGCCTCttagggtatctcct ATCCCTATTGATGTGGTCTTTACGGCCATGACATTTCCGGCCATCATCAACCGCATTGAATCGATACTGGTCGCTCTTGATGCTTGTGCCTCACTAGACCTTACCATTCCCCCAGCATTGGCTCTTCAAGCTTTAACAAAAGATGGTGGTGGTACAGGAGATCTTGATGTGGAGCAGAGCAACTTTCAACCTGGCATGGGTGACAACTATGAGCGGTTGGAGTTTCTGGGCGACTCGTTTCTGAAAATGGCTACGACAATCTCACTCTTCACCCTCATTCCGGAAAGCGACGAGTGTGGATACCACGCTGAGCGTGTGCTCCTCATCTGCAATCAAAATCTCTTCAATCACGCTGTTGAGCATAATCTTCATCAGTACATACGGTCCAAGTCGTTTGATAGGCGCGCCTGGTATCCCGATCTTCCACTTAAGAAGGGGAAAGCAACGAAGATCGACATGAGACATGACCTAGCCGACAAGACCATTGCTGATGTTTGTGAGGCGCTCATCGGGGCTGCCTACCTCTCGGGTGAAGAGGGAAACATGGATATGGCGGTCAAAGCTGTTACGCGGATGGTCAAGAGTAAAAACCACGAGATGGAGGTCTTTCATGATTATTTCGCTGCGTTCAAGGTTCCCCTATGGCATACAGCCAAGAGCACCACTATACAGCGGCGTCTTGTTGACTGTGTTGCCAAAGTCACCGGGTATCGCTTCAACTCTCCAGCCCTCCTCCAAAGCGTGTTTAAGCATCCTTCATGGCCCTATGAAGCTGTGCCAGACTATCAACGCCTCGAGTTCCTCGGGGACGCCCTACTAGATATGGTTGTGGTTGACTTTCTATACAAACGATTTAAGCTAGCAGATCCCCAGTGGCTGACAGAGCACAAGATGGCCATGGTCTCTAACCAGTTCCTTGGTTGTCTATGCGTCCAACTCAACTTGCACAAGCATCTTCTCTTTACCACGTCCTCACTCACTGGACAGATCAGTGAGTATGTTGCGGAACTTGAACTTGCCAAGGAGGACGCACACAAAGTCGCCAAGGCGAACAGGACTCCTACGCGCATGGATTTTTGGCTCCATGCGTCTTTACCACCGAAGGTCTTGGCAGATGTTGTCGAAGCTCTCATCGGCGCCATGTTTGTTGACGCCAAGTATAACTATTCAGTTGTCAACCAGTTTTTTACCCGCTTTGTTGAGCCATACTTCATGGACATGGTCCTCTACGATACCTTTGCCAGCAAACACCCCGTCACATTCCTTTgcaagaagatgcagcaagAGCTCTGCTGTGTAAGCTGGCGCATCAGTGCAGGAAATGTGCCTTGTGCTTTGGAAGAAGGCATGGCCGCGCTGAGAGAAAGTGATGTCGTCGCTGTCTTTATGGTGCACCAAAGAGTCATCGTGAGCACTACATCCAAGAGCGGTCGATATGCCAAGATTGCCGTCGCGAAACAGGCACTCAAGAAGATCGATTCCTTCGAAGGTGGTGTTATTGGAACGAAGAAAGCTTTGGGATGTGATTGCCAGCCCAAAGAAATTCAAGAC GCCGTCTGTGGACCTAATGACACTCCATACACAAACATCTATAATGACTTGACAAATCCATCACGTAATTTCTTCCTGCAACATTCAGACATACCGCCTGGTGCTATCGTGTTCGATTCTGAAGGAGACGTCTTGTTGCTGGTATCGTACGAAGTGCCCGCAGGATGGAACCTTTCAACCTCAAAACTCCTCTAG